The proteins below are encoded in one region of Paenibacillus albus:
- a CDS encoding alpha-mannosidase produces the protein MYRIHRFVRNLTERQWAEQVPLRDWNMRKVNYILPGQYEPIEGSEETSLLSDMKLDGKHGITYFLTKKITIPAEWEHGTAGLTVSGGGEGLLRVNGDSYQGLDRNHNFVPLYLDGVGHTPLLEIELYDPIPEPFDPLNNQETKAQPITQYDITLVRVNKPVQSLLRSVQAVYETMRLLPESDSDAARQQMLDLLYVTMREAEALTEAQWQSGERIAEIEQSLAARVREQFPAGPLQGKMHMVGQSHIDIAWLWPVRETVRKASRTFSTMTSLMEEYPDFVYSQSQPLLYAFVKEQDPALYAKIKRAIAEDRWELVGGMWIEPDLNIPSGESLVRQLLHGQLFYDEEFGKRATIEWLPDTFGYSASLPQILKLAGIDYFMTTKLNWNDTNKFPHELFRWVGIDGTPIISYLNHGVNEHTRPKDVKEHWEAYRQKDKLDELMLLYGHGDGGGGVTREMVEFVHRTELMPGLPVSRFSTAGAFFESVSKVEDTLPEWHGDLYLELHRGTLTTHGRNKRYNRKAEVLYRNAEVWGAFARLYAGASGDAALKALNKGWKLIMLNQFHDIIPGTAITESYVTSAAEYEEVFALGNQELDAALRAIAGQVSASASASDSGEGTPYVVFNSLGWERDETVLIEGGLELAGMSAFDEAGNLLKSDWIAGADGIKPALAVAVKGIPAFGYKTVWLKEAARAGNGGQVSSDLSVWETPHYKLEFNERGEITRLFDKAAEREVLQEGAKANELQFFHDRPLYWDAWDIDAKYEQHRAGEAELLERKVVVSGDALDMIRFEWRLNESHITQDLILYHNEKRIDFKTRVQWNESHKLLKVAFPVDVLATKATYEIPFGALERPTHRNTSWEQAQYEVCSHRWADVSEGGYGVSLLNDCKYGYDIKDSVLRLSLLRAPKWPDATADQGEHEFTYSLLPHEGDWRSADVVRRAAELNSPAIAVAGVSAGDTSEKALPAAQAMLQLDSRSVILDTVKQEERGAGTIMRFYESTGSRDRITLRLPATATQASIVNLLEEELEPCAIGADGTITLSFKPFEIKSIRVE, from the coding sequence ATGTATCGTATTCATCGTTTTGTTCGGAATTTAACTGAGCGTCAGTGGGCGGAGCAGGTGCCGCTTCGGGATTGGAACATGCGCAAGGTGAACTATATCCTGCCAGGGCAGTATGAGCCGATTGAGGGCAGCGAAGAGACAAGCTTGCTGAGCGATATGAAGCTTGACGGCAAGCATGGCATTACTTATTTTCTGACGAAGAAAATTACGATTCCTGCCGAGTGGGAGCACGGAACTGCCGGTTTAACGGTTAGCGGCGGCGGAGAAGGGCTGCTTCGCGTGAACGGCGATTCCTATCAGGGGCTGGATCGCAATCATAATTTTGTACCGCTGTATTTGGACGGGGTTGGCCATACGCCTTTGCTTGAGATTGAGCTGTACGATCCGATTCCTGAGCCGTTCGATCCTCTGAACAATCAGGAGACGAAGGCGCAGCCTATCACGCAGTATGACATTACGCTTGTTCGCGTGAACAAGCCGGTGCAGAGCTTGCTGCGCAGTGTGCAGGCCGTATACGAAACGATGCGGCTGCTGCCGGAATCGGACTCGGATGCTGCCCGCCAGCAGATGCTGGACCTGTTGTATGTAACGATGCGGGAAGCGGAAGCGTTGACGGAAGCACAGTGGCAATCCGGCGAGCGGATCGCGGAGATCGAGCAGTCGCTTGCCGCGCGCGTGCGTGAACAGTTCCCTGCGGGCCCGCTGCAAGGGAAAATGCATATGGTCGGCCAATCGCATATTGATATTGCGTGGCTGTGGCCTGTCCGCGAGACGGTTCGCAAGGCAAGCCGCACGTTCTCGACGATGACGTCGCTGATGGAGGAGTACCCGGACTTCGTTTACTCGCAAAGCCAGCCGCTTCTGTATGCTTTTGTGAAGGAACAGGACCCGGCCCTCTATGCCAAAATCAAACGGGCTATCGCAGAGGACCGCTGGGAGCTTGTCGGCGGCATGTGGATCGAGCCGGATCTCAACATCCCGAGCGGGGAATCACTTGTCCGTCAGCTGCTGCACGGTCAGCTCTTCTATGACGAGGAGTTCGGCAAACGCGCAACCATTGAATGGCTGCCGGATACGTTCGGTTACAGCGCATCGCTGCCGCAAATACTCAAGCTGGCAGGGATCGACTATTTCATGACAACGAAGCTCAATTGGAACGACACGAACAAGTTCCCGCATGAGCTGTTCCGCTGGGTCGGCATCGACGGAACTCCGATTATCTCGTACTTGAACCACGGCGTTAATGAACATACGCGGCCGAAAGACGTGAAGGAACACTGGGAAGCTTACCGACAGAAGGATAAGCTGGACGAGCTGATGCTCCTTTACGGACATGGCGACGGTGGCGGCGGTGTTACGCGCGAGATGGTTGAATTCGTGCATCGCACGGAGCTTATGCCGGGCCTTCCGGTAAGCCGCTTCAGTACGGCTGGCGCGTTCTTCGAGTCCGTCTCGAAGGTAGAGGATACGCTGCCGGAATGGCATGGCGACCTCTATCTGGAGCTGCACCGCGGGACGCTTACGACGCACGGGCGGAACAAGCGGTATAACCGCAAAGCTGAGGTGTTGTACCGTAACGCGGAGGTTTGGGGCGCGTTCGCAAGGCTGTATGCCGGAGCATCCGGGGATGCGGCTCTGAAGGCGCTGAACAAGGGCTGGAAGCTAATCATGCTGAACCAATTCCACGACATCATTCCGGGAACGGCGATTACGGAATCGTATGTGACTTCTGCTGCTGAGTACGAAGAAGTCTTCGCGCTCGGTAATCAGGAGCTGGACGCTGCGCTGCGCGCGATTGCGGGCCAGGTTTCGGCATCTGCTTCGGCGTCTGATTCCGGCGAGGGCACGCCGTATGTGGTGTTCAACAGCCTTGGCTGGGAGCGGGATGAGACGGTTCTGATCGAGGGCGGTCTGGAGCTGGCAGGCATGAGCGCATTCGATGAAGCGGGCAATCTGCTGAAGTCGGATTGGATCGCAGGTGCCGATGGCATCAAGCCGGCCTTGGCGGTTGCCGTGAAGGGTATTCCGGCCTTCGGCTATAAGACAGTCTGGCTGAAGGAAGCAGCGCGTGCTGGCAATGGCGGTCAAGTATCGTCGGATCTGTCCGTGTGGGAGACTCCGCATTACAAGCTGGAATTCAATGAACGCGGCGAAATCACTCGTTTGTTCGATAAAGCGGCGGAGCGTGAGGTTCTGCAAGAAGGCGCGAAGGCGAATGAGCTTCAATTCTTCCATGATAGACCGCTGTACTGGGATGCATGGGATATCGATGCGAAGTACGAGCAGCACCGCGCGGGAGAAGCTGAGCTTCTGGAGCGGAAGGTGGTTGTCTCCGGCGATGCGCTTGATATGATTCGCTTCGAGTGGCGCTTGAACGAATCGCACATCACGCAGGATCTGATTCTGTATCACAATGAGAAGCGGATCGACTTCAAGACACGCGTACAGTGGAATGAAAGCCATAAGCTCTTGAAAGTTGCTTTCCCTGTTGATGTGTTGGCGACAAAGGCAACTTATGAAATTCCGTTCGGCGCTCTGGAGCGTCCGACGCATCGCAATACGAGCTGGGAGCAGGCGCAGTATGAAGTGTGCAGCCATCGCTGGGCTGACGTATCAGAAGGCGGCTACGGCGTCAGCTTGCTTAACGATTGCAAGTACGGCTACGACATTAAGGACAGCGTGCTGCGCCTGTCGCTGCTGCGTGCGCCGAAATGGCCGGATGCGACCGCTGACCAAGGCGAGCACGAATTCACTTACTCGCTCTTGCCGCATGAGGGAGACTGGCGCTCGGCGGATGTCGTTCGCAGGGCAGCCGAGCTGAACAGCCCGGCAATTGCAGTTGCAGGCGTTAGCGCAGGCGATACGAGCGAGAAGGCTTTGCCAGCGGCCCAAGCAATGCTGCAGCTGGACAGCCGTTCGGTCATTCTCGATACCGTGAAGCAAGAGGAGCGCGGTGCGGGTACGATTATGCGTTTCTACGAGTCGACGGGCAGCCGCGACCGGATTACGCTTCGTTTGCCGGCAACGGCAACACAGGCGAGCATCGTCAACCTGCTCGAGGAAGAGCTCGAGCCGTGCGCCATCGGCGCGGATGGAACGATTACGTTGTCGTTCAAGCCGTTTGAGATTAAGTCGATTAGAGTGGAATAG
- a CDS encoding glycoside hydrolase family 3 N-terminal domain-containing protein, with translation MRYKDAAGPPAERVKDLLARMTTEEKIGQLTQPFGWKMYEKQQGGNIALSAEFQEQVRKGAIGSLYGTLRADPWTEVTLENGLSPAEGARAVNEIQRFAVEESRLGIPILFGEECSHGHMAIGATVFPVPLLIGSTWNVPLYEEMCRAVALETRSQGGAATYSPVLDVVRDPRWGRTEECFGEDPYLIGELATASVQGLQGDRLDGEGSLIATLKHFVAYGASEGGRNAGPAHIGKRELHEVDLYPFRKGVEAGAMSIMPAYNEIDGVPCTSNDELLNGLLREEWGFDGFIITDCGAINMLAWGHDVAKDGAEASAMSLKAGIDMEMSGAMFGVHLQEALEQGLITEADLDRAAGRVLEAKFKLGLFDRPYVDPAAAERIIGSKEHRELAREIARQGIVLLKNEASALPLSKAGAGKIAVIGPNADNSYNQLGDYTSPQPRENIVTLLGGIREALGDDAADRVLYAPGCRIQGDSREGFASALAAAEQADVVVLALGGSSARDFGEGTIDLRTGASVVSGLAQSEMECGEGIDRTGLHLMGVQLELAQAIHKLGKRLIVVYINGRPIVEPWIDEHADAIVEAWYPGQEGGAALADILFGDVNPSGRLTISVPKHVGQLPVYYYGKRSRGKRYLEMDVKPRYPFGYGLSYTTFEYSDVTLSSEQISADGETVATVKVTNTGTAAGTETVQLYVGDKVSSITRPAKELKGFARVALEPGETREVSFTIGREHLQMLDRNLLPVVEPGEFEIMVGRHVEDVIGATLVVSAEEV, from the coding sequence ATGCGATATAAGGATGCGGCTGGGCCGCCTGCGGAGCGTGTGAAGGATCTACTTGCGAGAATGACGACAGAGGAGAAGATCGGTCAGCTGACGCAGCCTTTCGGTTGGAAAATGTACGAGAAGCAGCAAGGCGGCAACATTGCGCTGAGCGCTGAGTTTCAGGAGCAGGTTCGCAAAGGCGCAATCGGCTCGCTCTATGGTACGCTCCGTGCGGATCCCTGGACGGAAGTGACGCTTGAGAACGGGCTTTCTCCGGCGGAAGGCGCACGAGCGGTCAACGAAATCCAGCGTTTCGCGGTGGAGGAGTCGAGGCTTGGCATTCCGATTCTGTTCGGGGAAGAATGCTCGCACGGCCATATGGCGATTGGCGCGACGGTATTCCCGGTTCCGCTGTTGATTGGCAGCACGTGGAATGTACCGCTTTATGAAGAGATGTGCCGCGCAGTTGCGCTTGAGACGCGCAGCCAAGGCGGCGCGGCGACCTATTCGCCTGTGCTCGACGTCGTTCGCGATCCGCGTTGGGGTCGTACGGAGGAGTGCTTCGGTGAGGACCCTTACCTGATTGGCGAGCTGGCGACGGCTTCCGTTCAAGGACTGCAAGGGGATCGGCTTGACGGGGAAGGCAGCTTGATCGCGACTTTGAAGCATTTTGTAGCATACGGCGCGTCGGAAGGCGGTCGCAATGCCGGTCCTGCACATATCGGCAAGCGGGAGCTGCATGAGGTTGACTTGTACCCGTTCCGCAAAGGCGTAGAAGCTGGAGCGATGTCGATTATGCCGGCTTATAACGAGATCGACGGCGTGCCATGCACCTCGAACGACGAGCTGCTGAATGGCTTGCTGCGCGAGGAGTGGGGCTTCGACGGCTTCATCATTACGGACTGCGGCGCCATCAATATGCTGGCATGGGGCCATGACGTTGCGAAGGATGGCGCCGAGGCGTCGGCGATGTCGCTGAAAGCGGGCATTGATATGGAGATGTCCGGGGCGATGTTCGGCGTTCATCTGCAGGAGGCGCTTGAGCAAGGCTTGATTACAGAAGCGGACCTAGATCGAGCGGCTGGCCGCGTGCTGGAAGCGAAATTCAAGCTTGGCTTGTTCGATCGTCCTTATGTGGACCCAGCGGCAGCGGAGCGTATTATCGGCAGCAAGGAGCACCGTGAATTGGCGCGGGAGATTGCGCGTCAAGGTATCGTGCTGCTCAAGAATGAAGCAAGCGCACTTCCGCTATCGAAAGCGGGAGCTGGCAAGATTGCGGTCATCGGTCCGAATGCGGACAATAGCTACAATCAGCTTGGCGATTACACATCTCCGCAGCCGCGGGAGAACATTGTTACGCTGCTTGGCGGTATTCGTGAGGCGCTTGGCGATGACGCAGCCGATCGTGTGCTGTATGCGCCGGGCTGCCGCATCCAAGGCGACTCCCGTGAAGGCTTCGCTTCAGCGCTCGCTGCCGCAGAGCAAGCGGATGTGGTCGTGCTTGCGCTTGGCGGGTCCAGCGCGCGTGACTTTGGCGAAGGTACGATCGATTTGCGCACAGGCGCTTCGGTTGTGTCGGGACTTGCGCAGAGCGAGATGGAGTGCGGAGAAGGTATTGACCGCACGGGCCTTCATCTGATGGGCGTACAGCTGGAGCTGGCGCAAGCCATTCATAAGCTCGGCAAGCGGCTTATCGTGGTATACATTAACGGCCGCCCAATTGTGGAGCCGTGGATTGACGAGCATGCCGATGCCATTGTAGAAGCTTGGTATCCGGGACAAGAGGGCGGCGCAGCGCTTGCTGACATTCTGTTCGGCGATGTGAATCCGTCCGGCAGACTGACGATCTCCGTACCGAAGCACGTTGGTCAGCTTCCGGTGTACTACTACGGCAAGCGCAGCCGGGGCAAGCGTTACCTGGAGATGGACGTGAAGCCGCGCTATCCGTTCGGCTATGGACTAAGCTATACAACATTCGAGTACAGTGATGTGACGCTGTCTTCGGAACAGATCTCGGCGGACGGCGAGACTGTCGCGACGGTGAAAGTGACGAATACAGGCACGGCAGCAGGTACGGAGACTGTTCAGCTGTATGTTGGCGATAAAGTCAGCTCAATCACGCGTCCGGCGAAGGAGCTGAAGGGCTTTGCTCGCGTGGCGCTTGAACCGGGGGAGACACGTGAGGTTAGCTTCACGATTGGCAGAGAACATCTGCAAATGTTGGATCGGAATTTGCTGCCGGTTGTAGAACCGGGAGAATTCGAAATCATGGTTGGACGGCATGTTGAAGACGTAATAGGCGCGACGCTTGTCGTCAGCGCAGAAGAGGTGTAA
- a CDS encoding DUF3238 domain-containing protein, whose amino-acid sequence MATIVKIRGSVFIGGLQWLPAITDPATGIIYEYAGDAREFSPATVNSGRSRVEQEVVVDFVKRKLFTFANTGYTTLRQTMPGGVSEMKQGKAPTDGVTVEGETWGAMSCSFVMKASAANPLRADAPTVDYELHVTVHGEDGKVDVRGSHDGFPCFEFYKQVDFGDFEQLYTHDFRVTGDAPAAMAGEMEYHFERNL is encoded by the coding sequence ATGGCTACGATTGTAAAAATCCGCGGCAGCGTATTTATCGGAGGGCTGCAATGGCTTCCGGCCATAACGGATCCGGCAACCGGCATCATATATGAATATGCAGGGGATGCACGTGAATTTTCGCCGGCGACGGTCAATTCGGGACGGTCCCGCGTCGAGCAGGAGGTCGTCGTCGACTTCGTGAAGCGGAAGCTGTTCACGTTCGCGAATACAGGCTATACGACATTACGGCAGACGATGCCTGGCGGTGTGTCGGAGATGAAGCAAGGCAAAGCACCGACTGACGGCGTTACGGTTGAAGGCGAGACTTGGGGAGCCATGTCCTGTTCATTCGTCATGAAGGCAAGCGCGGCCAACCCGCTTCGCGCGGATGCACCGACGGTGGATTACGAGCTGCACGTTACTGTGCACGGTGAAGATGGTAAGGTTGATGTGCGAGGCAGCCACGACGGCTTCCCTTGCTTCGAATTTTATAAGCAGGTCGATTTCGGCGATTTCGAGCAGCTGTATACGCATGATTTTCGCGTGACAGGCGATGCGCCGGCAGCGATGGCTGGCGAGATGGAGTACCACTTCGAGCGTAATCTATAA